A single window of Populus nigra chromosome 17, ddPopNigr1.1, whole genome shotgun sequence DNA harbors:
- the LOC133676951 gene encoding 7-deoxyloganetin glucosyltransferase-like codes for MGSISKPHVVVIPCPLQGHIKTMLKLAKLLHYKGLHITFVNTEFNHKRFLRSRGPHALDDLPGFHFRTIPDGLPPSDIDATQDIPSLCDAMNKNFLAPFKDLLLELRNTVSENNPPVTCIVSDPFAPISIKAGEEVGLPVVMYATMNACGYMGFKQLHALRERGFTPIKDLSNLSNGYLERKVDWAPGMKDVRLKDFPFIQTTDPDEIVFNFVIGAAETSVKARAIAFHTFDALEPEVLDGLSTIFPRVYSIGPLQLLLNQFEENGLKSIGYSLWKEDHECLQWLETKEPKSVVYVNFGSITVMTADQLVEFAMGLVNSNIPFLWIIRPDLVIGESTVLPAEFAEETEKRGFITSWCPQEEVLNHPAVGGFLTHSGWGSTIESLCAGVPMVCWPFFGDQAMNSRYSCNEWGVGMEIDNNVKREEVEMLVKELMEGEKGEKMREKAMEWKRLAEEAVGPEGTSSINLDKFIHEIISSNN; via the exons ATGGGATCCATTTCCAAGCCTCATGTTGTTGTGATCCCATGTCCACTCCAAGGTCATATAAAGACTATGCTTAAACTTGCAAAGCTTCTTCACTACAAAGGTCTTCACATCACGTTTGTCAACACAGAATTCAATCACAAACGTTTCCTCAGGTCAAGAGGACCTCATGCCCTTGATGACTTGCCTGGCTTCCATTTTAGAACCATTCCCGATGGTCTCCCTCCTTCAGATATTGATGCCACCCAAGACATTCCTTCTCTTTGTGATGCCATGAACAAGAATTTCTTAGCACCCTTTAAAGATCTTCTTTTGGAACTCAGAAATACCGTATCGGAGAACAACCCTCCGGTTACCTGCATTGTTTCTGATCCCTTCGCTCCAATCTCCATCAAAGCTGGGGAAGAAGTTGGTCTTCCAGTTGTGATGTATGCCACTATGAATGCATGTGGCTATATGGGATTTAAACAGCTCCATGCTCTCAGAGAGAGAGGCTTCACCCCAATCAAAG ATTTGAGCAATCTAAGCAAcggctatcttgaaagaaaagtaGACTGGGCTCCTGGTATGAAAGACGTTCGTCTTAAGGACTTTCCATTTATTCAAACAACAGATCCAGATGAAATTGTATTTAACTTTGTCATTGGAGCTGCTGAAACTTCTGTTAAAGCTCGTGCAATTGCTTTTCATACTTTTGACGCCTTGGAACCAGAAGTTTTAGATGGCCTTTCCACTATTTTCCCTCGAGTTTATTCCATCGGTCCACTCCAGTTACTCCTAAATCAATTCGAAGAAAATGGCTTGAAGTCTATTGGTTACAGTCTGTGGAAAGAAGACCATGAGTGTCTCCAATGGCTGGAAACGAAGGAACCCAAATCAGTGGTGTACGTGAATTTTGGAAGCATAACAGTGATGACAGCTGATCAATTGGTGGAGTTTGCAATGGGATTAGTTAATAGTAATATCCCATTCTTGTGGATTATAAGGCCAGATTTGGTCATTGGTGAGTCAACTGTTTTACCAGCTGAATTTGCAGAGGAAACTGAAAAACGTGGCTTTATTACAAGTTGGTGTCCACAAGAGGAAGTGCTTAACCATCCAGCAGTTGGAGGGTTTCTAACTCATAGTGGCTGGGGTTCAACCATTGAGAGCTTGTGTGCTGGTGTTCCAATGGTGTGTTGGCCCTTCTTCGGTGATCAAGCAATGAACAGTAGATATAGCTGCAATGAGTGGGGAGTCGGAATGGAGATTGATAATAACGTTAAGAGGGAAGAAGTGGAGATGCTTGTGAAGGAGCTAATGGAAGGGGAAAAGGGTGAGAAAATGAGGGAAAAGGCTATGGAGTGGAAAAGGTTGGCTGAAGAAGCTGTTGGACCAGAGGGGACATCATCCATTAATTTGGACAAGTTCATCCATGAAATAATCTCTTCAAACAATTAG